A single genomic interval of Eurosta solidaginis isolate ZX-2024a chromosome 3, ASM4086904v1, whole genome shotgun sequence harbors:
- the sotv gene encoding exostosin-2, protein MKKLLGSVNHRTEPFQTTISYIFILILSISGVCIICNFFNLRNGAGRNNNKVPLDLNHIREIVLSSNNDLPKERDESCRLWDCMNLYRCGQRGHDRLTVYVYPLQEYTDDGSGKTISILTREYYQILEAVVRSRYYTPNPNDACLFLPSIDSLNANLVEPSTIERALAMQNYWDNGENHIIFNMIPRLDGSALKTDRAIMMGGGFDTWTYRIGFDIALPIFSPSQQNVASLSAKSTHLPRKNLLLVVLPNLYPKFHRQIKSIADDSPDVLILDKCVTYEEEYMPAKNALRCFSNRGKVLDYPRAYEKGTFCLYSHSINMGQSDLMEILAYNCIPIIAVDNFVLPFEDVLDWPLFSLRIREAEIHAILEKLRRVSHTKIFELQRQGRWVYNRYFKDLNVITLTALEILENRIFPHRARSIMDWNKPDDNYRSTFNPLFLPIISPKSQGFTAVILTYDRVESLFTLIQKLAMVPSLQSILVIWNNQNKMPPHLSSFPSIAKPLKVIQTRANKLSNRFYPYNEIETEAILTIDDDINMLTTDELDFGYEVWREFPDRIVGFPSRIHVWDNISMHWRYESEWTNQISMVLTGAAFHHKFWSHMYTYAMPGNIKDWVDVHMNCEDIAMNFLVANITNKPPIKVTPRKKFKCPECTNTEMLSADLNHMRERSACIDRFANIYGRMPLRSVEFRADPVLFRDNFPEKLKRFNDVGNL, encoded by the exons ATGAAGAAATTGCTAGGTTCAGTTAATCATCGTACTGAACCTTTCCAAACCACAatttcatatatatttattttaattttgtctaTCAGTGGTGTTTGTATTATCTGTAACTTTTTCAACCTGCGAAATGGGGCTGGCCGAAACAACAATAAAGTCCCTCTGGACCTTAATCATATACGTGAAATCGTATTATCTAGCAACAATGATTTGCCAAAGGAACGTGATGAAAGTTGTAGATTGTGGGATTGTATGAACTTGTATCGCTGCGGCCAAAGGGGACACGATCGACTTACCGTGTATGTATATCCACTTCAAGAATACACTGATGATGGGAGTGGAAAAACGATTTCAATACTTACACGAGAATATTATCAAATCCTTGAGGCTGTTGTGAGAAGCCGATATTATACCCCGAATCCGAATGATGCTTGCTTATTTCTTCCAAGCATTGATAGCCTAAATGCTAACTTGGTTGAACCAAGTACAATAGAACGTGCACTGGCCATGCAAAACTATTGGGATAATGGAGAAAATCATATTATATTCAATATGATACCTCGACTAGATGGGTCTGCGCTGAAGACTGATCGTGCCATAATGATGGGTGGAGGATTTGATACTTGGACATATCGAATTGGTTTTGACATAGCACTGCCAATTTTCAGTCCGAGCCAACAGAATGTTGCCAGTTTGTCCGCTAAATCCACACACCTACCgcgaaaaaatttacttttagtcGTATTACCAAATTTATATCCAAAATTTCATAGACAAATAAAGTCTATAGCTGACGATAGTCCCGATGTACTTATCCTCGATAAATGTGTTACATATGAAGAAGAGTATATGCCTGCAAAAAATGCATTACGCTGCTTTAGTAATCGCGGTAAAGTTTTGGATTATCCTCGAGCATATGAGAAAGGGACGTTCTGTTTATACTCTCACAGTATTAATATGGGTCAATCGGATTTAATGGAGATATTAGCCTATAATTGTATACCAATCATTGCTGTAGATAACTTTGTATTACCTTTTGAAGATGTACTTGATTGGCCGCTGTTTTCGCTAAGAATTCGTGAGGCAGAAATACATGCAATTTTGGAAAAGTTACGACGCGTATCACATACTAAAATATTTGAATTGCAACGTCAAGGACGATGGGTATATAATAGATATTTCAAGGATTTAAATGTAATAACACTGACAGCGTTGGAAATACTAGAAAATCGTATATTTCCACATCGTGCGCGTAGCATAATGGATTGGAATAAACCAGACGATAATTATCGCAGTACTTTTAATCCACTTTTTCTGCCAATCATTTCACCTAAGTCACAAGGCTTCACAGCCGTAATACTTACCTATGATCGTGTCGAAAGTCTATTTACGTTAATACAAAAATTGGCTATGGTGCCATCTCTCCAGAGTATACTCGTTATATGGAATAATCAAAATAAGATGCCACCACATT TGTCCTCATTCCCATCAATTGCGAAACCTCTTAAGGTAATTCAAACTCGCGCAAACAAACTTTCCAATCGATTCTACCCATATAATGAGATTGAGACAGAAGCCATTCTTACCATTGATGATGATATTAATATGCTGACGACGGATGAACTAGATTTTGG GTATGAAGTTTGGCGAGAGTTTCCAGATCGAATAGTTGGCTTTCCTAGTCGAATTCATGTATGGGATAATATTTCGATGCATTGGCGTTATGAATCCGAATGGACTAACCAAATATCAATGGTTCTTACCGGAGCTGCATTTCACCATAAATTTTGGAGTCATATGTATACGTACGCTATGCCTGGAAATATCAAAGATTGGGTGGATGTACATATGAATTGTGAAGATATTGCTATGAATTTCCTAGTTGCTAACATTACAAATAAGCCGCCCATTAAAGTAACACCACGTAAGAAATTCAAATGTCCGGAATGTACAAATACTGAAATGCTTTCAGCGGATTTAAATCACATGCGGGAAAGATCGGCTTGTATTGATAGATTTGCTAACATTTACGGTCGCATGCCATTACGTAGCGTTGAGTTTCGAGCTGATCCTGTACTATTCAGAGACAATTTCCCAGAAAAATTAAAGCGTTTCAATGATGTCGGAAATTTGTAA
- the 128up gene encoding GTP-binding protein 128up, which yields MSTILEKIAAIESEMARTQKNKATSAHLGLLKAKLAKLRRELISPKGGGGGAGGEGFEVAKTGDARVGFVGFPSVGKSTLLSNLAGVYSEVAAYEFTTLTTVPGCIKYKGAKIQLLDLPGIIEGAKDGKGRGRQVIAVARTCNLIFMVLDCLKPLGHKKLLEHELEGFGIRLNKKPPNIYFKRKDKGGVNFNSMVPQSELDADLVKTILSEYKIHNADITLRYDATSDDLIDVIEGNRIYIPCIYLLNKIDQISIEELDVIYKIPHCVPISAHHRWNFDDLLEMMWEYLKLVRIYTKPKGQLPDYNSPIVLHNERTSIQDFCNKLHRSIAKEFKYALVWGSSVKHQPQKVGIEHILNDEDVVQIVKKV from the exons ATGAGCACAATACTAGAGAAAATTGCGGCCATCGAATCCGAG ATGGCACGCACCCAAAAGAACAAAGCCACATCAGCGCATTTGGGGCTCTTGAAGGCAAAATTAGCTAAGTTGCGCCGTGAGTTAATTTCGCCAAAAGGTGGCGGCGGTGGTGCCGGTGGAGAAG GTTTCGAAGTAGCTAAAACAGGCGATGCCCGTGTTGGGTTTGTTGGATTTCCATCCGTTGGCAAGTCAACATTGCTATCTAATTTAGCCGGTGTGTATAGTGAAGTAGCGGCATATGAGTTCACAACGTTGACCACTGTTCCGGGTTGCATTAAATACAAAGGCGCAAAAATACAa CTTTTGGACTTACCCGGTATTATAGAAGGTGCTAAGGACGGCAAAGGTCGTGGACGTCAAGTTATTGCAGTGGCACGAACCTGCAATTTAATTTTCATGGTTTTGGATTGTCTCAAACCATTAGGACATAAAAAATTACTGGAACATGAATTGGAAGGCTTCGGAATTCGCTTAAACAAAAAGccaccaaatatttattttaaacgcAAGGATAAGGGTGGGGTCAACTTCAATAGTATGGTGCCTCAATCGGAACTAGACGCCGATCTTGTAAAAACAATTCTATCCGAATATAAAATACATAACGCTGACATTACGCTCCGATATGATGCGACTAGTGACGATTTGATTGATGTCATTGAAGGCAATCGTATTTATATACCCTGTATCTATTTGCTTAACAAAATTGATCAAATTTCAATTGAGGAGCTTGATGTCATTTATAAGATTCCACATTGTGTTCCAATCTCTGCGCATCATCGGTGGAACTTCGATGATTTACTAGAAATGATGTGGGAATACTTGAAGCTGGTCCGAAT CTATACTAAACCTAAAGGTCAATTGCCGGACTACAATTCGCCTATAGTGTTGCATAACGAACGCACAAGTATCCAAGATTTCTGCAATAAATTACATCGCTCAATAGCCAAAGAATTTAAATA tgcTTTGGTTTGGGGCTCTTCCGTAAAACATCAACCCCAGAAAGTAGGCATAGAACACATCCTCAACGACGAAGATGTCGTGCAAATTGTgaaaaaggtataa